One part of the Pseudomonadota bacterium genome encodes these proteins:
- a CDS encoding YhbY family RNA-binding protein: protein MQGFQRKYLRGLAHNLKPLVFLGQNGLTEGLVASVNEALELHELIKLKFLDFKERSQKAELTGLIAQRTGAELVGIIGNIAIFYRRQEDSDKRTIVLPER, encoded by the coding sequence TTGCAAGGATTCCAACGGAAATATTTACGTGGACTGGCCCACAATCTAAAGCCGCTGGTGTTTCTGGGGCAGAATGGTTTGACGGAAGGACTTGTAGCTTCGGTAAATGAAGCCCTTGAACTGCACGAACTGATCAAACTGAAATTTCTTGATTTTAAGGAAAGATCACAGAAAGCAGAGCTTACTGGCCTTATTGCCCAGCGGACCGGGGCTGAGCTGGTGGGTATCATCGGCAATATTGCTATTTTTTATCGCCGGCAGGAAGATAGTGATAAACGTACTATCGTTCTGCCTGAACGGTGA
- a CDS encoding rhomboid family intramembrane serine protease, with translation MNNNKRQSLLCPHCRRLISADEPRCPYCGLSRPGSRLKRDYLGRLFSHPEEIIRLIIYLNAAMFVYTLLLNPGGMRFSANPLAFLSPSNRSLLLVGATGRIPIDQFHRWWTLIAASFLHGGILHIFFNMMALKQLGPFVVREYGLDRFLIIYTVSGIVGFLVSYLFGVPLTIGASASICGLIGAILYYGKTRGGTYGEAIYRQAMGWIVGLAVFGLMIPGINNWGHGGGIVAGIVGGVVLGYREKKMPTTTHQLLAMISVVMTLIVLGWAVVQALIISFM, from the coding sequence GTGAATAATAATAAACGCCAGTCCTTGCTTTGTCCTCATTGCCGCCGGTTGATCAGCGCCGATGAGCCTCGTTGTCCCTATTGCGGACTTTCCAGGCCGGGTTCCCGCTTGAAACGGGATTACCTGGGACGATTGTTTTCGCATCCTGAAGAGATTATTCGCCTGATTATTTATCTTAATGCGGCGATGTTTGTGTATACCTTGCTGCTGAATCCCGGAGGAATGCGTTTTTCCGCCAACCCACTGGCTTTTTTATCTCCCTCCAATCGCAGTCTGCTCCTGGTCGGGGCTACCGGCCGCATTCCCATTGACCAGTTTCACCGCTGGTGGACCCTGATTGCCGCTTCCTTTCTTCATGGCGGTATCCTTCATATTTTTTTCAATATGATGGCCCTCAAGCAGCTGGGCCCGTTTGTAGTCAGGGAATATGGTCTTGACCGTTTTCTGATAATTTACACTGTCAGCGGAATTGTTGGTTTCCTGGTTTCCTACCTGTTTGGGGTGCCCCTGACCATCGGTGCTTCAGCCAGTATCTGTGGCTTGATCGGCGCTATTCTTTATTATGGGAAAACCAGGGGTGGAACGTATGGTGAGGCGATTTACCGGCAGGCCATGGGCTGGATTGTCGGGCTGGCGGTTTTCGGGCTGATGATTCCGGGGATTAATAACTGGGGTCATGGGGGCGGTATCGTTGCCGGTATTGTTGGGGGAGTGGTATTAGGCTACCGGGAAAAAAAGATGCCGACCACGACGCACCAGCTGCTGGCAATGATTTCCGTGGTCATGACTCTCATTGTACTTGGCTGGGCAGTGGTGCAGGCATTGATAATCAGTTTTATGTGA
- a CDS encoding cold-shock protein: MAEGKVKWFNQKKGYGFIETDGGEDIFVHFSGIEGDGFRTLNEDEPVSFDIEETEKGKNAIHVKRA; this comes from the coding sequence ATGGCCGAAGGAAAAGTAAAATGGTTTAATCAGAAAAAAGGTTACGGTTTTATTGAAACAGATGGTGGCGAGGATATATTTGTACATTTCTCCGGCATAGAGGGTGACGGGTTTCGCACCCTGAACGAGGATGAACCGGTATCTTTTGATATCGAAGAAACAGAAAAAGGGAAAAATGCCATCCACGTCAAAAGAGCATAG
- a CDS encoding AI-2E family transporter, whose protein sequence is MVSKNQSYKPYIFVIIFLISLLLLLWTIYPFIYTIIMSLMMVGVLHPAYRWLVKFSHGWVYGSSLLLCLLVFLGIFVPLVFLITTLSVEMADFYFYLRQSLTVDAISRLMAQHSVWVDKVQHLLQRFDISYDFANFEEYVVALGKTMGLIMYDQTRMLAGKVAHFSLHFVMMIVIIYYLLIDGTKLKEYILALLPMPRTQETLLLAKFNDMSIAIIIGNGIAAILQGILGGVGLTMFEFRSPVLWGTVMAIFAFIPFIGISIVFVPITIYLLLSGQVARGIIFFIYFTLLSGLVEYILKPKMVGDRVKMHVLLVFISIFGGIATYGILGILLGPLVAIAFLTLAEIYLATMGKAFNQGE, encoded by the coding sequence ATGGTGTCGAAAAACCAAAGTTATAAGCCTTATATCTTTGTGATCATTTTCCTGATCAGTTTACTGCTGCTTTTATGGACTATTTATCCTTTTATCTATACGATCATCATGTCGCTGATGATGGTTGGGGTACTCCATCCGGCTTACCGGTGGTTGGTTAAGTTCAGCCATGGTTGGGTTTATGGCTCTTCACTGTTGCTTTGCCTGCTGGTTTTCTTAGGTATTTTTGTGCCTTTGGTTTTTCTCATTACTACTTTATCGGTGGAGATGGCCGATTTCTACTTTTATCTTCGCCAGTCACTTACTGTTGATGCCATCAGCCGGCTGATGGCACAACATTCAGTCTGGGTTGATAAGGTTCAGCACTTGCTGCAACGTTTTGATATAAGTTATGATTTCGCCAATTTTGAGGAATATGTAGTCGCCCTGGGAAAGACCATGGGCTTGATTATGTATGATCAGACCAGGATGCTGGCGGGAAAAGTGGCACATTTTTCCCTTCACTTCGTGATGATGATTGTTATTATCTATTACCTGTTGATAGACGGGACAAAATTAAAGGAATATATCCTTGCATTACTGCCCATGCCCCGAACTCAGGAAACCCTGCTGCTGGCCAAGTTTAATGATATGTCCATTGCCATTATTATCGGTAATGGTATTGCCGCTATTTTGCAGGGGATTCTGGGTGGTGTCGGTTTGACCATGTTCGAGTTTCGTTCACCGGTGTTGTGGGGAACAGTGATGGCTATTTTTGCTTTTATTCCCTTCATTGGTATTTCAATTGTCTTTGTTCCTATCACTATCTACCTGTTGCTTTCCGGCCAGGTGGCCAGAGGTATTATCTTTTTTATCTATTTTACCCTGCTTTCCGGCCTTGTGGAATATATTCTCAAACCTAAAATGGTTGGGGACCGGGTAAAAATGCATGTGTTGCTGGTTTTTATTTCCATTTTTGGCGGCATTGCAACCTACGGCATTCTTGGAATTTTATTGGGTCCGCTGGTAGCCATTGCTTTCCTGACTCTGGCGGAAATCTATCTTGCTACTATGGGGAAGGCTTTTAACCAGGGTGAATAA